A portion of the Camelus ferus isolate YT-003-E chromosome 16, BCGSAC_Cfer_1.0, whole genome shotgun sequence genome contains these proteins:
- the TRAPPC1 gene encoding trafficking protein particle complex subunit 1 isoform X2 codes for MECVCITASGTEYKLMYGMLFSIRSFVSKMSPLDMKDGFLAFQTSRYKLHYYETPTGIKVVMNTDLGVGPIRDVLHHIYSALYVELVVKNPLCPLGQTVQSELFRSRLDSYVRSLPFFSARAG; via the exons ATGGAGTGTGTCTGCATTACAGCGAGTGGCACC GAATACAAGCTGATGTACGGGATGCTCTTCTCTATCCGCTCGTTTGTCAGCAAGATGTCCCCGCTAGACAT GAAGGACGGCTTCCTGGCCTTCCAAACTAGCCGTTACAAACTCCATTACTACGAGACACCCACTGGGATCAAGGTTGTCATGAATACTGACTTGGGCGTGGGACCCATCCGAGATGTGCTGCACCACATCTACAGTGCG cTGTATGTGGAACTAGTGGTGAAGAATCCCCTGTGCCCGTTGGGCCAAACTGTGCAAAGTGAGCTTTTCCGCTCTCGACTGGACTCCTACGTCCGCTCTCTGCCCTTCTTCTCTGCCCGGGCTGGCTGA
- the RNF227 gene encoding RING finger protein 227 isoform X1, with translation MQLLLRVPSLPERGELDCNICYRPFNLGVRAPRRLPGTARARCGHTLCTDCLRELAARGDGGGAAARVVRLRRVVTCPFCRALTPLPRGGVTEVAVDPDLWARLEAKSRAERKPDETGGRVREIGDADREVDEEEESEKWAGPRSAGWCAIRRLWARVLAPAHRWRRPLPSNGEGQPVLYCPEIKDLAHMTRCTL, from the exons ATGCAGCTCCTGTTGAGGGTGCCGTCTCTTCCAGAGCGGGGCGAGCTGGACTGCAATATCTGCTACCGGCCCTTCAACCTCGGGGTCCGCGCACCCCGCCGCCTGCCGGGGACGGCGCGCGCCCGCTGCGGCCACACGCTCTGCACCGACTGCCTGCGCGAGCTGGCGGCGCGCGGCGACGGCGGCGGGGCGGCCGCTCGCGTGGTGCGCCTGCGCCGGGTCGTCACGTGCCCCTTCTGCCGCGCGCTCACCCCGCTCCCGCGCGGCGGGGTCACGGAAGTCGCTGTCGACCCGGACTTGTGGGCCCGCTTGGAGGCAAAATCGCGGGCCGAGCGCAAACCTGATGAGACGGGTGGCCGGGTCCGGGAAATCGGCGATGCGGACAGAGAGGTCGACGAGGAAGAGGAGAGCGAGAAGTGGGCGGGGCCTAGGAGCGCGGGGTGGTGCGCGATCCGGCGGCTTTGGGCCCGGGTCCTGGCGCCCGCGCACCGCTGGCGACGCCCGCTGCCTAGCAACGGTGAGGGGCAGCCAG tgCTGTACTGTCCGGAGATCAAGGACTTGGCCCACATGACCCGCTGCACGCTGTAA
- the RNF227 gene encoding RING finger protein 227 isoform X2 encodes MQLLLRVPSLPERGELDCNICYRPFNLGVRAPRRLPGTARARCGHTLCTDCLRELAARGDGGGAAARVVRLRRVVTCPFCRALTPLPRGGVTEVAVDPDLWARLEAKSRAERKPDETGGRVREIGDADREVDEEEESEKWAGPRSAGWCAIRRLWARVLAPAHRWRRPLPSNVLYCPEIKDLAHMTRCTL; translated from the exons ATGCAGCTCCTGTTGAGGGTGCCGTCTCTTCCAGAGCGGGGCGAGCTGGACTGCAATATCTGCTACCGGCCCTTCAACCTCGGGGTCCGCGCACCCCGCCGCCTGCCGGGGACGGCGCGCGCCCGCTGCGGCCACACGCTCTGCACCGACTGCCTGCGCGAGCTGGCGGCGCGCGGCGACGGCGGCGGGGCGGCCGCTCGCGTGGTGCGCCTGCGCCGGGTCGTCACGTGCCCCTTCTGCCGCGCGCTCACCCCGCTCCCGCGCGGCGGGGTCACGGAAGTCGCTGTCGACCCGGACTTGTGGGCCCGCTTGGAGGCAAAATCGCGGGCCGAGCGCAAACCTGATGAGACGGGTGGCCGGGTCCGGGAAATCGGCGATGCGGACAGAGAGGTCGACGAGGAAGAGGAGAGCGAGAAGTGGGCGGGGCCTAGGAGCGCGGGGTGGTGCGCGATCCGGCGGCTTTGGGCCCGGGTCCTGGCGCCCGCGCACCGCTGGCGACGCCCGCTGCCTAGCAACG tgCTGTACTGTCCGGAGATCAAGGACTTGGCCCACATGACCCGCTGCACGCTGTAA
- the KCNAB3 gene encoding voltage-gated potassium channel subunit beta-3 isoform X2, translating into MSLMESPPLPAASVSCRNLGKSGLRVSCLGLGTWVTFGSQISDETAEDVLTVAYEHGVNLFDTAEVYAAGKAERTLGNILKSKSWRRSSYVITTKIFWGGQAETERGLSRKHIIEGLRGSLERLQLGYVDIVFANRSDPNSPMEEIVRAMTYVINQGLALYWGTSRWGAAEIMEAYSMARQFNLIPPVCEQAEHHLFQREKVEMQLPELYHKIGVGSVTWSPLACGLITSKYDGRVPDTCRVTIKGYQWLKDKVQSEDGKKQQAKVMDLLPIAHQLGCTVAQLAIAWCLRSEGVSSVLLGVSSAEQLIEHLGALQVLSQLTPQTVMEIDGLLGNKPHPKK; encoded by the exons ATGTCCCTAATGGAGTCTCCAccccttcctgctgcttctgtATCCTGCAGGAACCTAGGAAAGTCTGGTCTTCGGGTCTCCTGTCTTGGCCTAG GTACCTGGGTCACATTTGGTTCTCAGATCTCAGATGAG ACAGCAGAGGATGTGCTGACAGTAGCCTATGAGCATGGCGTAAACCTGTTTGACACCGCCGAAGTGTACGCAGCAGGAAA GGCTGAAAGAACCCTAGGCAACATCCTCAAGAGCAAAAGTTGGAG gaGATCAAGCTATGTCATCACCACCAAGATTTTTTGGGGAGGACA GGCAGAAACTGAGCGAGGCTTGAGCCGCAAACACATCATCGAGG GCTTGCGAGGATCCTTGGAACGCCTCCAGTTGGGATATGTGGACATTGTTTTTGCCAATCGCTCAGACCCCAACAGTCCTATGGAGG AGATTGTGCGAGCCATGACCTACGTCATCAACCAGGGCCTGGCCCTATACTGGGGGACATCTCGATGGGGGGCTGCAGAAATCATG GAGGCCTACTCCATGGCCAGACAGTTCAATCTGATTCCTCCAGTGTGTGAACAAGCTGAGCATCATCTGTTTcagagagagaaggtggagaTGCAGCTGCCAGAGCTCTACCACAAGATTG GTGTTGGCTCAGTCACCTGGTCCCCTCTGGCCTGTGGCCTCATCACTAGCAAGTATGATGGGCGAGTCCCAGATACATGCAGGGTCACCATCAAG GGCTACCAGTGGCTCAAAGACAAAGTGCAGAGTGAAGATGGCAAGAAGCAACAAGCCAAAGTCATGGACCTTCTCCCCATCGCTCACCAGCTGGGCTGCACTGTGGCGCAGCTTGCGATTG cGTGGTGTCTCCGCAGTGAGGGTGTCAGCTCAGTCTTGCTGGGGGTGTCCAGTGCAGAGCAGCTGATAGAACACCTGGGCGCCCTACAG GTGCTGAGCCAGCTGACCCCGCAGACGGTGATGGAGATAGATGGGCTCTTGGGCAACAAACCGCATCCCAAGAAATAG
- the KCNAB3 gene encoding voltage-gated potassium channel subunit beta-3 isoform X1, translating into MQVSIACIEQNLRSRSSEDRLCGPRPGPGGGNGGPVGGGHGNPPGGGGSGPKARAAVVPRPPAPAGALRESTGRGTGMKYRNLGKSGLRVSCLGLGTWVTFGSQISDETAEDVLTVAYEHGVNLFDTAEVYAAGKAERTLGNILKSKSWRRSSYVITTKIFWGGQAETERGLSRKHIIEGLRGSLERLQLGYVDIVFANRSDPNSPMEEIVRAMTYVINQGLALYWGTSRWGAAEIMEAYSMARQFNLIPPVCEQAEHHLFQREKVEMQLPELYHKIGVGSVTWSPLACGLITSKYDGRVPDTCRVTIKGYQWLKDKVQSEDGKKQQAKVMDLLPIAHQLGCTVAQLAIAWCLRSEGVSSVLLGVSSAEQLIEHLGALQVLSQLTPQTVMEIDGLLGNKPHPKK; encoded by the exons ATGCAGGTGTCTATCGCTTGTATCGAGCAGAACCTTCGCAGCCGAAGCAGTGAGGACCGTCTGTGTGGACCCCGGCCGGGCCCCGGGGGCGGTAATGGCGGGCCGGTCGGCGGGGGGCATGGGAACCCTCCGGGGGGAGGAGGGTCGGGCCCCAAGGCTCGGGCCGCAGTGGTCCCCCGACCCCCAGCACCCGCTGGGGCCCTCCGAGAGAGCACCGGCCGAGGCACTGGCATGAAATACAG GAACCTAGGAAAGTCTGGTCTTCGGGTCTCCTGTCTTGGCCTAG GTACCTGGGTCACATTTGGTTCTCAGATCTCAGATGAG ACAGCAGAGGATGTGCTGACAGTAGCCTATGAGCATGGCGTAAACCTGTTTGACACCGCCGAAGTGTACGCAGCAGGAAA GGCTGAAAGAACCCTAGGCAACATCCTCAAGAGCAAAAGTTGGAG gaGATCAAGCTATGTCATCACCACCAAGATTTTTTGGGGAGGACA GGCAGAAACTGAGCGAGGCTTGAGCCGCAAACACATCATCGAGG GCTTGCGAGGATCCTTGGAACGCCTCCAGTTGGGATATGTGGACATTGTTTTTGCCAATCGCTCAGACCCCAACAGTCCTATGGAGG AGATTGTGCGAGCCATGACCTACGTCATCAACCAGGGCCTGGCCCTATACTGGGGGACATCTCGATGGGGGGCTGCAGAAATCATG GAGGCCTACTCCATGGCCAGACAGTTCAATCTGATTCCTCCAGTGTGTGAACAAGCTGAGCATCATCTGTTTcagagagagaaggtggagaTGCAGCTGCCAGAGCTCTACCACAAGATTG GTGTTGGCTCAGTCACCTGGTCCCCTCTGGCCTGTGGCCTCATCACTAGCAAGTATGATGGGCGAGTCCCAGATACATGCAGGGTCACCATCAAG GGCTACCAGTGGCTCAAAGACAAAGTGCAGAGTGAAGATGGCAAGAAGCAACAAGCCAAAGTCATGGACCTTCTCCCCATCGCTCACCAGCTGGGCTGCACTGTGGCGCAGCTTGCGATTG cGTGGTGTCTCCGCAGTGAGGGTGTCAGCTCAGTCTTGCTGGGGGTGTCCAGTGCAGAGCAGCTGATAGAACACCTGGGCGCCCTACAG GTGCTGAGCCAGCTGACCCCGCAGACGGTGATGGAGATAGATGGGCTCTTGGGCAACAAACCGCATCCCAAGAAATAG
- the TRAPPC1 gene encoding trafficking protein particle complex subunit 1 isoform X1 encodes MTVHNLYLFDRNGVCLHYSEWHRKKQAGIPKEEEYKLMYGMLFSIRSFVSKMSPLDMKDGFLAFQTSRYKLHYYETPTGIKVVMNTDLGVGPIRDVLHHIYSALYVELVVKNPLCPLGQTVQSELFRSRLDSYVRSLPFFSARAG; translated from the exons ATGACTGTCCACAACCTGTACCTGTTTGACCGGAATGGAGTGTGTCTGCATTACAGCGAGTGGCACCGTAAGAAGCAAGCGGGGATCCCCAAGGAGGAG GAATACAAGCTGATGTACGGGATGCTCTTCTCTATCCGCTCGTTTGTCAGCAAGATGTCCCCGCTAGACAT GAAGGACGGCTTCCTGGCCTTCCAAACTAGCCGTTACAAACTCCATTACTACGAGACACCCACTGGGATCAAGGTTGTCATGAATACTGACTTGGGCGTGGGACCCATCCGAGATGTGCTGCACCACATCTACAGTGCG cTGTATGTGGAACTAGTGGTGAAGAATCCCCTGTGCCCGTTGGGCCAAACTGTGCAAAGTGAGCTTTTCCGCTCTCGACTGGACTCCTACGTCCGCTCTCTGCCCTTCTTCTCTGCCCGGGCTGGCTGA
- the KCNAB3 gene encoding voltage-gated potassium channel subunit beta-3 isoform X3 has protein sequence MQVSIACIEQNLRSRSSEDRLCGPRPGPGGGNGGPVGGGHGNPPGGGGSGPKARAAVVPRPPAPAGALRESTGRGTGMKYRNLGKSGLRVSCLGLGTWVTFGSQISDETAEDVLTVAYEHGVNLFDTAEVYAAGKAERTLGNILKSKSWRRSSYVITTKIFWGGQAETERGLSRKHIIEGLRGSLERLQLGYVDIVFANRSDPNSPMEGKSFSSPMCLEIVRAMTYVINQGLALYWGTSRWGAAEIMEAYSMARQFNLIPPVCEQAEHHLFQREKVEMQLPELYHKIGVGSVTWSPLACGLITSKYDGRVPDTCRVTIKGYQWLKDKVQSEDGKKQQAKVMDLLPIAHQLGCTVAQLAIAWCLRSEGVSSVLLGVSSAEQLIEHLGALQVLSQLTPQTVMEIDGLLGNKPHPKK, from the exons ATGCAGGTGTCTATCGCTTGTATCGAGCAGAACCTTCGCAGCCGAAGCAGTGAGGACCGTCTGTGTGGACCCCGGCCGGGCCCCGGGGGCGGTAATGGCGGGCCGGTCGGCGGGGGGCATGGGAACCCTCCGGGGGGAGGAGGGTCGGGCCCCAAGGCTCGGGCCGCAGTGGTCCCCCGACCCCCAGCACCCGCTGGGGCCCTCCGAGAGAGCACCGGCCGAGGCACTGGCATGAAATACAG GAACCTAGGAAAGTCTGGTCTTCGGGTCTCCTGTCTTGGCCTAG GTACCTGGGTCACATTTGGTTCTCAGATCTCAGATGAG ACAGCAGAGGATGTGCTGACAGTAGCCTATGAGCATGGCGTAAACCTGTTTGACACCGCCGAAGTGTACGCAGCAGGAAA GGCTGAAAGAACCCTAGGCAACATCCTCAAGAGCAAAAGTTGGAG gaGATCAAGCTATGTCATCACCACCAAGATTTTTTGGGGAGGACA GGCAGAAACTGAGCGAGGCTTGAGCCGCAAACACATCATCGAGG GCTTGCGAGGATCCTTGGAACGCCTCCAGTTGGGATATGTGGACATTGTTTTTGCCAATCGCTCAGACCCCAACAGTCCTATGGAGGGTAAAA GCTTTTCCTCTCCTATGTGCCTAGAGATTGTGCGAGCCATGACCTACGTCATCAACCAGGGCCTGGCCCTATACTGGGGGACATCTCGATGGGGGGCTGCAGAAATCATG GAGGCCTACTCCATGGCCAGACAGTTCAATCTGATTCCTCCAGTGTGTGAACAAGCTGAGCATCATCTGTTTcagagagagaaggtggagaTGCAGCTGCCAGAGCTCTACCACAAGATTG GTGTTGGCTCAGTCACCTGGTCCCCTCTGGCCTGTGGCCTCATCACTAGCAAGTATGATGGGCGAGTCCCAGATACATGCAGGGTCACCATCAAG GGCTACCAGTGGCTCAAAGACAAAGTGCAGAGTGAAGATGGCAAGAAGCAACAAGCCAAAGTCATGGACCTTCTCCCCATCGCTCACCAGCTGGGCTGCACTGTGGCGCAGCTTGCGATTG cGTGGTGTCTCCGCAGTGAGGGTGTCAGCTCAGTCTTGCTGGGGGTGTCCAGTGCAGAGCAGCTGATAGAACACCTGGGCGCCCTACAG GTGCTGAGCCAGCTGACCCCGCAGACGGTGATGGAGATAGATGGGCTCTTGGGCAACAAACCGCATCCCAAGAAATAG